A window of Eucalyptus grandis isolate ANBG69807.140 chromosome 4, ASM1654582v1, whole genome shotgun sequence genomic DNA:
gaattgaccTCAAGTTCTGAATGTATAAAACTCTGACCTCTGACTTATGTCCTGCAAGTTTACTGACAAAATCATCCTGTGTGCGTATATCTCTTTGAAGAATACTCTTGTCCCTGCTACCAGAAGACAGCAGTGATGAACTCCAAGCTAAGGCGCCAACCCTTAATCGGTGGCCTTCCATAGTTCTGACCCTCCTGCAGCGCGATGCATCCCATACCTATGCAGAAGTCATTATAAAattacaaaagcaaaaaaactaGGCAGTCCAAGTGAAACAGGTTATGAAGCAAAAAACTAATCATGAGAGAAACCAAATTACAATAAAACAAAGGGAGCGATCCGGTTATTCTGTTGATAACTGAAAGAATTAAGGAGACTCACTAATTTAAACTATCATCCTGTTGAACAAGAGAAAACTGTGTTTGATGCATTTTGACAGTTAAATGAATGACAAAAATCTGTAAGTCACTTATCTACAACCAAATCATCTCAGCCAAAAACCTCTTGTTTGTACTAGTCTGTCACATATCAATGGACAAACCTCACAGGTATACTAGAACCAAggtttttcctttcatgaagGTTGGGGCCAATGTTTTGAACCATTTTCAATCATGTACCATGGACAGTGAGATGAATTTTTCCTAACTTGATAAGAGCTTAAATGACCACTGCAGAATCCTATATTGTTCATTTTAAGAGCAGCTGAACTGGACAAGAATCAAAGCCGTCGCCATCCTTAACCTTGTATTCTCCTGCAGCACGTCTGTCATCACTAAAGAGTACCTTGTATCTGCCTCAGCAAAATCCACTAAACTTATGGGATTGTACTAATAATATGGCAATTGGTCAAAGAATGAGGGAATCTACTATCTGGTGTCTCAAACCATCTGGGTCATTTAATGGGACTTAATATTCATCACATCCTAAGTGGCAATGCATTTCTTTGCACTTCTAAAGTTCTACTAACTCCAGTGTAATTAATGCTGTGAGGATAAGGCAAAGCCAAACAAAAAGCTGAGGTAAACTACTGCCAGTACAAAGAAAACGGAATGAGCACTCTTTCCTTGCTATGGCTTCTTGTGGGATTGATAGCATCAGTTTGTCCAAACTACTCATGCCATGAAGTAGTGTAAAAGAATGACATGAACAGTCTTTTCCTTGTATCTCTATATTGCTATGATCTTTCTTTGTTCAATTACAATAGCTTCGTTATAGTTATTTTTTGTGAGGTTTTTAAACTGTATTTGCAACAATAGCAAAGTGCATGGTAGACTGATAGATAAAATTCGATTATGGGCATGACATTGAGGTTATGGTGATACTCATGGAAAAATCTAATCAATGCCAATTGTATCAATCATTTGAAAGAATTATGCACCATTTAATAAATGCTTTATTTATGAGGGCTTCCCGttcatttggttttgaaaattCATCTGATTCTTACGAGTTTCATGCTCCTTCATCCATAAAGTATGCCCAGCTAAAGCATTAGCACGATTAATGCATGGTACGGGTACCAGAGATCAAAGTTATATTTTGGTAACTCTGCTGGCCTCTTGAGCTAGATGCAAGGTTTGGTTAGAGTATCATTGACTGTGATATACAGGCTCAAGAATCACAAGTACATGGAGTCAGATAGCAAGAAAGATTTTGATGGCGCTGTTAAGCCCGAAAAAGGAGATGAAGGATCCTATCCAAATCAATGGGATAAATCTTAAAAACCAAGTGAGACTGAAGGCACAGTCCATCCTGCAAGCACAGCATCTTTGTTGGAGGTCTAGCATAGCACCCATCCTACGACTGATTGGGCTAGTTAAAACCACTAAATCACATGCTAAATCCATCCCTCAAATTCCACCTACTCTTGAGTCTATTGCAGAAACAAATGCAAGCTCCAATTTGGCTGACCAACATCAACCTAAGTGACTTGAATTCCCAGCCCTTCCAATTAAGCAGAAGAAAGTTTCAGAAAGCAGAGAGTTCTAACCTGGAGTTTTCCATTGCTAGTTCCAACTGCAAGATGTGTACTGTGCTGTGCCCAACCAACTGAACAAACGCTATCATCAATTCCTAAGTCACATAACTTAGTCACCTGCAAGAACATACGCATGAAGTCAGGACATACCCTAATCGACAAATAACAACTTGGAGCCCATTATGATGGCAGGATCCGAACTTAAGAAAGGGACTGCACTTCAAGAGAGTGTGTGAAGACTCACCTTGCTGCTGCAAGCATTCCATAGATAGACACAATTCCCCAGCCCCACGGCCAACACATTATGTGAAGACCAGTCCACAAGATTCAAGTAAAAATCATCTTGCAATGCAGGCGCATCCAATACCTAAAAGAACAAGCACACGATCATCTAAAATTAATCCAAGAAACACAAAATCTCCCGCTTTAAAAGGAGGTTCTTTCTACAAATCCATAACTACAACTAGCAATTTTCCGAGTGAATAGACAATCCTCCGTGGTTTCGGCCACACCCTCCTTGTTTCTTGCCGAAGTAACCATCAGTTTCCTAATCACACCATACTGAATCGTAAGAAGGCCCCTCCAAGAACCAATCAAGAAAGCTCCTCACCTTGTACGGCGACCTCGGGACTTTCCTCGCGGCCTTCACGGGGCTCTGGCTAACCACATTCCCCGCGTCCTCGAACCCGAAAGGCGAGAGCGCGTGCAGCGACCGCTTCGTCTCGGTCTTGTACCGGAAGATGTTCCGCCCCACCACCGGGGACTCCTTCCGGTCCGGGGTGTCGGGCCCGAACAGCGCCGCGCGTAGCAGCGCATTGTACGTGGACGACGAGGCCTCCTCCTTGCTctccgacgccgccgccgccgccgccgcgggggaggaagcggaggaggaggaggaggaggaggagcagcagcagctggCCGACTGCGGCGAGGGCGAGGACCGTATGCCGAAGAAGGCGAAGTTGGAGCCGGATCGGCTGGGGATGAACCGGTCGGAGTAGATTGCCCTCGACGGCGACTGGCTGTGGGCCGAATTGATCATGCGGCTCACGTGATCGGAGGGCGGGGTCGGGGCTTCGAGGGCGAGGGCGTCGCGGGGCATCGTCGGGGGCAGGTTGAGCTGCGCgcgcggcggctgcggcggcggcggcggcggcgtggcgGAGCCGCCGTCCATGGAGGACttgcgagagagaaagagagagagagagagagttgtgggTGAGGAGTGATGGAGATTCTTGGCGATTGATGGAGTGTTAAAAATTTcgtcttttttctctctctgtctctcactATTTCCCGGGAAAAAAAGTAGGTTTTTCTTGCGCCAAATTTGGGTAGATCTGGGAAATTCGGGTGCTGACCAGGGGCTGCAACGTCTTTTCACATTGGCTTTTCCTGAGCTGGGAATTTGTCAGCACATGGAACTTGGAAGGTCTCTCGTATCGGCAAAGATACTCCTACTTTTGTATAAAATACCTCTGCATATACGATTTTCAACGATATTTATTGTGAAATAATTATTCCTTCTTTGAacccatttttttaatatagtaaaatatttctttttttaaacttgCTTTATGTCTTCTCTTAgatcaatcaaaacaaaattggTATTCTAACGACTTCTTGTTGGataaaatgaattgaattggtaacAAAATTCCATTATTAGATGAtaagtttttataatttttttttttactataaatgAACTTGTTATAAAATGTAAGCATGAGTATTTGTAATACAATTGCCGTGAAATCACGATCATATCATCTTACGATTCCATTATGGTAACATTGAACCTTTTTGATGCACTCTTGAGGAAGACGGCGGTATGTATCTGTTGATGTTACATTTGTTTTTATTGAAGTCGACTTCTCAAATTATCTATTGATGATGGCTAAGCTCTTTCATCATATTGTCATTCATAATTAGGCGAAAAAGGTTATTGATGTTGGCAATGGAGACTTGTACTTGACTCATGTTGCGCATTAGTAATTAACATTGGTTTGACATGCCcttcatgttcagaatggaatGTAACAATGACACTTCGATGTTCATCAATGAATCATTCAAGGACTAGCATCATCACAAAACAAAATACTGAGACTAAGATcgaatgccttttaaaaaatatggaGATGAAAGTGTAATATTCTATTTACATATTTTGTATATGTCGTAGACGGGTGTAATGTAATCTCTTGCACGAAATTCATGTAACTGTCTTCACTTCGACATCGAATACAATGATAAATGTTGAATCTGTGCACTAAATCTGCAGTTTCTTATATGTGGGTTTGATGAATCTAATGCTATTCACAACATTATGGTAATTCTGGAGGTTACAGCTAACTCAAGATGACAGTTTCCAGCAAAGGCTATGCAAATCATCTATTAGAATATTTTCTAGTAGGAATCATTGGCGATCGACCCGTCGGCTGTGAATCGATGCATCAATGATCAAAATAGTATCTCGGGAAACTTCTTCACACCAGAAGACTTCAGAATGAAAGACCCGTATGTTGACAAGAGGGTGCGATTATTTGGACGGCGAATGCAAGGCGCAGCTCGCTACTTTGTGGCGTTATTGCCGTGCCTGTTCATTCTGATCTCCGCCTCTCTTGTCATGACAAGCCTACACGGCGACCGCAACTAATTCACCAAACTACACAGAACAGCCACAGTCCCGCGTCACCTGGTTCATGAATATGCTAAAACATGATGTTTCGATTGATAGCAGATGATGTTATGGAGATCAGGAGAAGATAAAGTCTGCACTTAAATCTTGCCATGCTAACAGATCAAGAACAACAAATACAAAGTAGTAATGACTAGAATCAATTGCTTCCTAGAGACATGAAGCAGGAAGGGCAAAAGACTATCCCTCCTCTAATTTCAGACGACAAAAATTCGATGAATACATTCAGCTCAAGAACCAGAGCTTTTTGTTCCTCTGTTTGTTCACACAGTACATGGGACCGCCCGCGAAAATTTGAGCTCCAGCATCCAAACATTCTCTTAGCCCCTTCCTATTTTGTCGTCAGCTTTTAAATCTTACAGAGAAGCAATAGCTATGTGTATTTGGCAATGTCTGAAATTTCGAACTCTTGATCAAGTAGGAAAAGGAACATACTCATGCTCAATGATGGGCACAGTCCTGGTGACGGAAGCAGTTGGTGCTCTTACATGGCCAACCATTGAAACCTGCAGTGCCTCTTCCTCGTAAGCCCTCCTCTCCATCTCTTCCCGCCTCgatttcttctttgctttcacGAACAATGCCACAAAAAGCAGGCTGAGCAGGAAGACTCCCAGCATGGACCCAATCGATCCCCCAACTGCCACCTTCCACTTGCTCACTTGCTTCCTCATCTGCACTGGCGGCAGCTCGGTCACCAGCCCAAAGTGCCCCTGCCTCGTGGCCAAACAGACTGAAGGCGCGACCTGATTGGCCAGTGTCAGCTTCCCATTGGATTCGAAGTTGGCACACATCGGCACGACTCCAGGCCTGTGATCCAGTGTGGCAACGCCAGTGAAGTTCACTGTGATGGGTTTCTCTCCGGCCGTGATACCAAGCTCGAACGCTGCAGTGGCAGGGTTGGAATTTCCATGGCTACCGGCATTGTAAGCTAAGAGGCCCAGCACTGGAGAAACTAGCTGGTACCCAGATAAATCATAGTTGGAGTAATATATGGAAGACCAGTTGTTTTGCAAGATTTGCCTGATCAGCATGACTCTTTCCACGCATGGTTGGACTGTCACTCCGATGCCCAAGTGGAATTCTTTCACCTGCGCGCCATACCTGCGTAAGCTGCCACACCGGAACTTCACAGTGTCAACTCGGATGCCTGAGAGATTCTTCGGCAGGTTCACAGCATGTATCACTCCGGTCTTGATCTGCTGGCTGCTGGATTTAAACGTGTAGTCACGGATCAGAAGATCGAGGACATGCGGCAATTTAATCTCTTGAGCTAGGACATTTTGTGGTGAGGCTAATGCCAGGACAAGAAGCAAGAAATTGAGAGGAAAACGAGATCCCATTATATGATGAGAGACTGCTAAAAAAGAGTGTTAGGTTTCTTCTGCTTCTAAAATTAGTATGCGCTCACTGATCACCTCTCAGTACAGGCGCTAGAAGAGGTCCAAAAAACCTTCTCAGAGCCAACTTCTTCTTAGTTATAGATAGAAGGAGAGAAGttgcaaagagaaaagagcCTGCACTGGTTGAGGGAAATGATGCAGAAACACTTGATTGAAAGTTAAGCAAGtccagagaaagaaaaagtctGAAGCTTGTTTTGGATAGACAGAAAAGACAGGCATGTTTTCTCATTAGGTCAAAGTTGAAAGGTTTGATCCGACAGGGTCCTACTTTCATCTACAGGGTTGAGGATGAATGAAGCACTGGTAAAtcgcaagttttttttttggcattcgAGATTCTAAAAAACTAGGCGTCACCACCACACAACCTTCATTATGCAGATTGCGTTTTCTCAGCAACTTTTCCAGGAAAGTAAGAACCTCTGtaaagctttttttctttctccagtTGTCAAAGGTCACACCTTTTACCTCACTGCATGATGCAGTCATTTGCTTCTCTCATGGGTAGCTTGAGTTCTTCTCAATCGCGGACCTTTTTTTTCGCAAGGGGAAGTTTCTGCAGAGACAAATCTTTACTTTGTCTAAAGAATTCccagaaagaaggaaaaaagaaaaaaagaaaaaaaagaagaagggattttcaaatttgggGTCAGTGGAGCatgttgagagcaatgattgggAGGGTGGGTGTATGATGAAAGTTCATAtgatcaagaaaataaaatatttggaaaccaaaaagagagagtttTGGCATGCTCAAGGAAAAGGTAGGATGCCACGCTTGCTTCATATGTAGTTGATAAA
This region includes:
- the LOC104441819 gene encoding protein FIZZY-RELATED 2, with the protein product MDGGSATPPPPPPQPPRAQLNLPPTMPRDALALEAPTPPSDHVSRMINSAHSQSPSRAIYSDRFIPSRSGSNFAFFGIRSSPSPQSASCCCSSSSSSSSASSPAAAAAAASESKEEASSSTYNALLRAALFGPDTPDRKESPVVGRNIFRYKTETKRSLHALSPFGFEDAGNVVSQSPVKAARKVPRSPYKVLDAPALQDDFYLNLVDWSSHNVLAVGLGNCVYLWNACSSKVTKLCDLGIDDSVCSVGWAQHSTHLAVGTSNGKLQVWDASRCRRVRTMEGHRLRVGALAWSSSLLSSGSRDKSILQRDIRTQDDFVSKLAGHKSEVCGLKWSYDNRELASGGNDNRLFVWNQHSTQPVLKYSEHTAAVKAIAWSPHLHGLLASGGGTADRCIRFWNTTTNSQLSCIDTGSQVCNLVWSKNVNELVSTHGYSQNQIIVWRYPTMSKLATLTGHTYRVLYLAISPDGQTIVTGAGDETLRFWNVFPSPKSQNTDSEIGSSFFGRTTIR
- the LOC104441820 gene encoding uncharacterized protein LOC104441820, producing MGSRFPLNFLLLVLALASPQNVLAQEIKLPHVLDLLIRDYTFKSSSQQIKTGVIHAVNLPKNLSGIRVDTVKFRCGSLRRYGAQVKEFHLGIGVTVQPCVERVMLIRQILQNNWSSIYYSNYDLSGYQLVSPVLGLLAYNAGSHGNSNPATAAFELGITAGEKPITVNFTGVATLDHRPGVVPMCANFESNGKLTLANQVAPSVCLATRQGHFGLVTELPPVQMRKQVSKWKVAVGGSIGSMLGVFLLSLLFVALFVKAKKKSRREEMERRAYEEEALQVSMVGHVRAPTASVTRTVPIIEHEYVPFPT